TTGTCTTGGTGATGTGCGCTCAGCCCAGGTCCGTGCCCTGCTTGAACAGGCCGACCTTCAAGTCCTTGGCGCGATAGATAATCTGGTCATCGACCGAAAGCCATCCATCGGCGATGCCAAGCACGAGCTTTGAACGCATCACGCGCTTGATATCGACGTTGTACACAACCTTGCGAGCCTCGGGCAGCACCTGACCGCTGAACTTCAATTCGTTCAAGCCAAGCGCGCGGCCGCGACCTTCGCCCCCGGTCCAGCCCAGAAAAAAGCCGACCATTTGCCACAGCGCGTCGAGACCGAGGCAGCCGGGCATGACCGGATCGTTCTTGAAGTGGCAGCCGAAGAACCAGAGGTCGGGCTTGACGTCGAGCTCGGCGCGCACCAGCCCCTTGCCGAACTCGCCGCCATTGTCGTTGATGTCGGTGATGCGGTCGAACATCAGCATCGGCGGCAACGGCAGCTGGGCATTGCCCGGACCGAACATCTCGCCGCGGCCACAGGCCAGCAGATCTTCGTATTCGTAACCGTTGCGCCTGTTCAGCATGCACGAGCCTCTGTTTGAATTCCGATTGAGCGGCGCTTCTTGGCGAAAATCGGCCCCGTCTCGGTCGGAGAGCAGCGCCAATTGCCACTGTCAGGCGCTGCGCCCGCTTGCCCCGGATGGACTGCGGACCAGGCCTCGATGCCCGGCTGCGCCAAAATCGGCTAAGCGGAACCGCGCGCTCTCTAACACAGGCCATTTCGGGTGGCAAAGCAGATACATGAAGGTAAAATGACGTGATCCCGGGCCGGTTCCAGGCCTGATTAGAACCTCTCTAGTTGCGAGGAACTTGCATCTGCATCTTTCTGTTCTTATATTGCGGAGAGATATTGTTCACGCGTGCCCGAAATCTGGAAATGAACGAGAATACCGCGCCCCATCACGACGACGACGTCCATGCCGCGGCCCTCTTGTCCGGCCGCCAGCCGGCTTTGACCGGCTGCCCCTGGCACGACGTCAACGAAATGCTCCAGTCCGCGGGGCTCCGTCCGACGCGCCAACGCATGGCGCTCGGCTGGCTGTTGTTCGGCAAAGGTGCTCGCCACCTCACGGCCGAAATGCTGTACGAGGAAGCGACGCTGGCCAAGGTCCCGGTGTCGCTGGCGACCGTCTACAACACGCTGAACCAGCTCACCGATGCCGGCCTGCTGCGGCAGGTCAGTGTCGACGGCACCAAGACCTATTTCGATACCAACGTCACCACCCACCACCACTACTACCTCGAGAACAGCCATGAGCTGGTCGACATCGAGGATCCGCATCTGGCGCTGTCCAAGATGCCGGAGGTGCCGGAGGGTTACGAGATCGCGCGCATCGACATGGTCGTGCGCCTGCGCAAGAAGCGCTGAGACCGATCCAAAACAGCTGATCTGATCGTCATGGCCGGGCTTGTCCCGGCCATTCACGTTTTGAGGTGAGAAGTACGTGGATGCCCGGGACAAGCCCGGGCATGACGGCGGAGGCTGTTGTAGCTGTCCCTTCTGCCTACAGCGTCAATTCACCTGCTCGTCCGAATAGACGCCCCAGAGGCGCTCCTGCTGGATCCAGCCGTCGAAGCCGTTGCCGGTGATGCGGCACCAGTTTGCAGCGCATTTCTTCACCTGCGTGACGACGCCGGCCTGGAGTTTTGCTGCAACGGCGCTGTCGGGATCGGCGCGATCGTAGATCGGGGCGAGTTCGTCCTTGTGCTTCATGGTGACGACCGCGGTGCGGCGGCCCGACAGCAGCGAGTGATAGACCCAGCCCTCGGCGCCTTCGGAATCGCGTACCCGGCGCCAATTCTCGAACTCGGCGGTGATTTCCACCGGCAGGCCCGAACGGGTGTAGACCCAGGCCACGTCATTGTCCTTGGTCGGGCCGGCACGGACGTTCACGTGATCCGATTTGAGGCTGACATAGCGCGGCACCGGCAGACCGCTGGCGGTCTGGGGCGTGGCGTCCTTGGCCGAATGCGAGGGGCCGACCGAAGCGCTCAACCAGGTGCAAACGAGCGCCATCACCGAACAAAAACGCCCCAACGCCATCAACCCGTCTCCTGTCGAAGACCGGCCAGAGCCCGGTCCTCACCCCAAATTCCAAAACCTGCCGCGTCCCCCTGACCCGCCCCACGCGGGTGTTCCCCAAGCCGGCTCCTTCAAGCCTTAACCCGTGGTTCTTGTCTTGGCCCGGCCTTCTGCTAGAGAGGACGGGCATCTGAACAACCAGTTTGCCCCGATTTTCCGGCCGGAAATATCGGGAGAGCTTGAAGGAAACGCCGGGGACGGACACGGCAAGGGCAGTGTCGAACAACCGGGTTAATGAGACCTCAACGACCGGCCTTTGGCGACAGAGGCGGCTTGCGACGCCTCATGAGAGCAGGACATGTCGGTGAAGAAAAAGCCCCTCGTCGTGGTGACGCGCAAGCTGCCGGATTCGATCGAGACGCGGATGCGCGAATTGTTCGACGCGCGGATCAATCTCGAGGACACGCCGATGTCCGCCGACCAGATCGCTGAAGCCGCACGCACCGCCGACGTGCTGGTTCCGACCGTCACCGACCATATCAGCGCCGACATCGTCAACCAGCCCGACTGCAAGCTGCGGCTGATCGCCAATTTCGGCAACGGCGTCGACAATATCGACGTCGAGGCCGCGCATGCCCGCGGCATCACCGTCACCAATACGCCAAAGGTCCTGACCGAGGACACCGCCGACATGACCATGGCGCTGATCCTCGCGGTACCCAGGCGGATGATCGAAGGCGCCTCGATCCTGACCGAAGGAAAGCCGTGGGCCGGCTGGTCGCCGACCTGGATGCTCGGTCACCGCATCGGCGGCAAGCGGCTCGGCATCATCGGCATGGGCCGCATCGGCCAGGCGGTGGCGCGCCGTGCCCGCGCCTTCGGCCTGCAGATCCACTATCACAACCGCCGTCCCGTGGCGCCTGTCATCGCCGAAGAGTTGGGCGCGACCTATTGGGAAAGCCTCGACCAGATGCTGGCGCGGATGGACATCATCTCGGTGAACTGTCCGCACACGCCGGCGACCTATCATCTGCTCTCGGCGCGGCGGCTGAAGCTGATCCGGAAAGACGCCTACATCGTCAACACCGCGCGCGGCGAGGTGACCGACGAGGACACGCTGATCAAGCTGATCGAAGGCGGCGAAATTGCCGGCGCCGGCCTCGACGTCTACGAGCACGAGCCCGCGGTCAACCCGAAGCTGGTGCGGCTCGCCAAGGCCGGCAAGGTGACGCTGATGCCGCATATGGGCTCGGCCACGATCGAAGGCCGCGTCGAGAT
The sequence above is drawn from the Bradyrhizobium amphicarpaeae genome and encodes:
- the fabA gene encoding bifunctional 3-hydroxydecanoyl-ACP dehydratase/trans-2-decenoyl-ACP isomerase translates to MLNRRNGYEYEDLLACGRGEMFGPGNAQLPLPPMLMFDRITDINDNGGEFGKGLVRAELDVKPDLWFFGCHFKNDPVMPGCLGLDALWQMVGFFLGWTGGEGRGRALGLNELKFSGQVLPEARKVVYNVDIKRVMRSKLVLGIADGWLSVDDQIIYRAKDLKVGLFKQGTDLG
- the irrA gene encoding iron response transcriptional regulator IrrA, encoding MNENTAPHHDDDVHAAALLSGRQPALTGCPWHDVNEMLQSAGLRPTRQRMALGWLLFGKGARHLTAEMLYEEATLAKVPVSLATVYNTLNQLTDAGLLRQVSVDGTKTYFDTNVTTHHHYYLENSHELVDIEDPHLALSKMPEVPEGYEIARIDMVVRLRKKR
- a CDS encoding SH3 domain-containing protein, with protein sequence MALGRFCSVMALVCTWLSASVGPSHSAKDATPQTASGLPVPRYVSLKSDHVNVRAGPTKDNDVAWVYTRSGLPVEITAEFENWRRVRDSEGAEGWVYHSLLSGRRTAVVTMKHKDELAPIYDRADPDSAVAAKLQAGVVTQVKKCAANWCRITGNGFDGWIQQERLWGVYSDEQVN
- a CDS encoding 2-hydroxyacid dehydrogenase — protein: MSVKKKPLVVVTRKLPDSIETRMRELFDARINLEDTPMSADQIAEAARTADVLVPTVTDHISADIVNQPDCKLRLIANFGNGVDNIDVEAAHARGITVTNTPKVLTEDTADMTMALILAVPRRMIEGASILTEGKPWAGWSPTWMLGHRIGGKRLGIIGMGRIGQAVARRARAFGLQIHYHNRRPVAPVIAEELGATYWESLDQMLARMDIISVNCPHTPATYHLLSARRLKLIRKDAYIVNTARGEVTDEDTLIKLIEGGEIAGAGLDVYEHEPAVNPKLVRLAKAGKVTLMPHMGSATIEGRVEMGEKVIINIRTFLDAHKPPDRVLPSML